The nucleotide window TAAGATCGCTGTCGAAACCACACCCCGATTTCGTTCCGCGTATTTTTTCGTACCTGATCTAAGTCCAACACCGAGCAGGTAGTCGCTGTACTCATCGATCACGTCGTTCGTAGCTGCGACAACAAGTATCGATACCCGGTACGGCGTCGTGACGGCTTGACCGTCCTCGAGCCGCTTCCTGGCGCTCACTGGAATCGACGTTGTCACTGAGTCGGCCGTCGTCACGTGACCGAATTGATTCCACAACCGCCGACAGGGAGACGATTCTATCGGTCGGCAGTACTGTAACGAGTACAATTCCTGATAGCCGTGCGAGGACCAACCGTCCGCAGTGTTCGGTGCTCGTCCGTACTGTTCGGTTCAGCGTCGGGTATCGGTCTCTCGCCACCAATACCACGCATGCCTTTTATATTGTCACTGGGCTCTCACCGCGGGGTACCCAGCCGCTGCAGCCGCCGATCGTCGGACCAGCGGCGAGCAGTTCACCGGGCTGCGCTGACCGATGCCCCGCGAACTACCTCGATGCGGCCGCCCATTCAACGGGTCGTCAGCGAGCGACAGCATCACTCGAGTGCGGCCGTCGGCGCGATCGACGAATCTCCACCGATGGTCGAAACTGGATCGATTGCAGACCAACCGGCGTCGTGCAGCCACGAACCGACTTCCCGATTCGAACGACGTCGTGGCGATTTCGATCAACGCCGTCGAGACGAACCTTGAGGGGACTCGCCTCGGAGCGGTGATGGTACACTCCGGGCACCGCGTGTGAGTGCGCCGCAGCCTCCCTTTTGTCCTCGAGTTGACGCGTCGTCACTCCGGGTGAGCAGGCGGCAGTTATCCAGCCGACATCAGTTTCGTCCGTACAACACCGCGGGAGAACTATTGTGTCTGATTCGGATACGTGACGGTGTTCGGATGAGACAGTCCGTGCGGACCGACCGATAAACCACGCTGCTATCGCTCACGGTGAACGATAGTGTGAAAAATAAAACACCAACGGCCGGAGTAATCCGGTGGTTAGTTCGACTGTTTAGTTCTGGCGGCGGAGTGCCAGCATGGCGGCTGCGAGCAGTGCGACGAGACCGATGCCGATGCCGAAGCCGGGCAGGCTATCTTGTTCACTCTTGTTTTCCTGGTCGTTATCTTGGTCCTGGTCGGTCTCCGAGTCCTGCTCGCTGTCCTGGTCGTTATCCTGGTCCTGGTCGGTCTCCGAGTCCGTGTCTTCGTCGCCGTTCTTGTCGTCTTCGTCGCCGTTCTTGTCGTCTTCGTCGCCGTTCTTGTCGTCTTCGTCGCCGTTCTTGTCGTCTTCGTCGCCGTTCTTGTCGTCTTCGTCGCCGTTCTTGTCGTCTTCGACGCCGTTCTTGTCGTCGTAGTCCTTGTCTCCTTTCTTGGTGTAGTCTTTGTCGCTCTTCTTGGTGTAGTCTTTGTCACCTTTCTTGGTGTAGTCCTTCTCGTTGTCGCCGTCCTTGTCGTCGCCGTCCTTGTCGTCGCCGTCCTTGTCGTCGCCGTCCTTGTCGTCACCGTCCTTGTCGTCACCGTCCTTGTCGTCGCCGTCCTTATCCTCATCCTCGTTATCACCGTCATCGACGCCAGGCGTCACGGTGGCCGAATCGGAGATGCTCTCGAAGGCCCCGGCCTCATCGTAGTAGGCCTCAAGTGGTTCGCCGTCGACGTAGATCGTCGCCGTGACGACGGTCTCCGTTTCGATCGCAGACGTGTCGATGGAGATGTCTTCGTTCACGCCGGTCAGACCGGTTGCGCTACCGAGCTCGTCCCCGTCCTCATCGGTGAGGACGACATCGTATTCGGTATCTGCATCGACGCCATCAACCACCAAAGCCCCGACGGAGACCTGATCGATGGTCTCGTCCGTCGACGTCTGGTCGTCTATGGCAATGTCGGCAGCGTAGACGGAAGCGGAGTCGGTCGCTTTCACATCATCGCTGTTCTTGTCCTCGTAGACGGTAACGGTGTACTCGCCTGGTTGCTCAACGGTCTGGAAGATTGCAGCACTGTTGAGATCCTCGTCGAGTGTCGCTTCGTACAGTACCTCACCGCTGTTCTCGTTTTCGATCACCAGATACTGACCCGCGTGGGCGTCTACCGATTGGACGGCGAAGATCGGCTCGCCTTCTTCATTCTCGCCAACCGCTTGGTCGTTAAACGTCACGTCTTCTTCGGCGTGGTTCGCTGCTGCCCCGCCCGCAAACGCTGCGGACATGGCAACAACGGACAGGACCAGTAGTCCCGCCATCAGTACCGCACGTCCTTTCTGGAGAGCTGTTTTTTCGCTTGACATTTGTTGTATTGTATTATTATTGTATTTCGCTTGAGTGGGTCTCTAGCTGATCTTCAGTGTTGTGAGCTCGATGGCGCCCAGTCTCGACGGGAACCGTCGCTGACTGGCTCTTCGTGGCCGAAGAGCGCGAACGTACCCGCACCTGCCCCCGTGACGTTCACGAGGCCAGCACGTTCTGTACGCCGCAACCGTTCGATTTTGCGTACCATCTGTCTCACTCACCCTTTCGGGGCGAAACAGGCTATTTCGAGATGTAACTTTAATATACACCGCAATGAATTCGGAATAGATCGACTATCGTTTCGAATTATCCGCCTAACCGGTGTCTACACACCGCGTTATCCTCATCGATCAGTTCGTGGTGACTCGAGCGAGAAATCAACGCCAGTGCCCAACGGTGTCGAGCACATCGACGCGCAGTAGGCACTGCCATCAGTCCGCGTCCGGCCTTGCGGAACGGAAAATACGTCACCAAAACCAGTCGGTGCCTCGTCGTTTCACTGGGTACTGGCAACTGTTGGAAATCTCGCAACTCACGAAACGCGACCGACGTTGCCAGCAGCCAGTCGGTCAAGAGGCGACTACTGACGAAACGATTCCAGCCGTTCAACCCCTCCCAAATAAATCACAGACAGTGTGAAAGAACGACGAACCGCTTCTGCAGGGGACGAACCGAGATGAATCGATGGATCGTGGTCGCAATCGCCCTTGGATTGGTGCTGAGTGGAAGCGCCATTGTAGGGGGGTCCGGAAGCGACGAAACCGAGAGAGAATCAACTGAGATGACAGAGACAACCTTCTCGTGGGGGACGGTAACCCACGAAACCGACTCTACGACCGGTGAAACGCACCTCGAGATAACCGTCGCGAACGAAGACGACGTCTCGGTCTCGATGACGACAACCGCTAACGGGACTGCTGATGAGGCGGCGATGACTGCTGCTGATTCTGACCTCGAGACGGAAAAATTCTCGTGGGGAACGGTAGCCTACACGACCGATTCGGAGACCGGTGCCACGAACGTCGCGGTGATCGTCGAGGCCGAGGATGACGTCTCGGTATCTGTGACGACGGTGTCGGACGACGGAACCCACTCACAGTCGACGACGACTGTCTCGTCTGCGAGCAATGCGGCGACGTCCTCGAGCGTCTCGCAGTCGACCGAGTCGTCGACGAGCACCACGCACTCGTCGACCACCAGCAGTTCGACGAGTGTCTCACAGACGACGAGCAGTTCCACCGGTGGATCTGTCTCGATCGACACCGACGACGAATGACACACCGCTCGGAGGAATGCCAGATAATATAGAGCCGGTGATAGAAGTGGGATTACTGTCGCCCAAACGATAGAATGCCGGAGAATCGCTCGGCTCATAGCCGGCGTCTACTCGCGCACCGACCTCGACGGACGACGTCCATCCACGAGTGCACTAACATACTCTCTTCCCGATACGAAAGTGCTGTCCTGCTCAAATCCAGCGCTACACTGCGGAATTGTCCGCTGTTCGAGCGGAGGTTACATTCAAATAAAAATACACTCATAAATACTCTCGTATAGTGTAATACACCAGTCATTTCGAATGCGGGGAAATCGTATGCGAACGGAAATCGGCCACAACCGAATGTTTCTCTCAGTAACTAAACACGGCGTTTATCCCCCGTTTCCTCACTCTGTTGAGCATTGATGGATACGTCGTCACCCTCAGACTCGTGTGCAGTTTGTGGGTCGTCCAACGTCGAGTCGGAGCGAATTTACGAACACGACTGCGGGTACGTTGCGCCTCGAGCCGCGTACCAAGATGATCGCTGTCCGAAATGCGATCGAGTCGTCTCGGACGCGTCACTCGAGCGAGTGAGTACTGTCGATTGCTGTCTCGACTGTGGACAGCGCTTCGATAAGCACCACGACGTCGATGCCGAGACGCTTCGTGAACGGTCGACACCGGACGTCGATTTTCCCGACTTGCCGTCGCCCGGCGACAAACTGAGTTGGCTTCCCGGTCGATTCGTGCCGGATTCCGAGCGCGGGCGACAGATCGCAGCCTCGATACTGGTCGTCCTCGTTCTCACGTCGGGTCTGGTCGGTGCCGTAACGGTCACCCCCTACCTCCAACCGGAGGAGTTCGACGGGGACAGCCGACAGAATGCCGACGTCGACCGGACGTGGAACGAGTACGAGACGGTGGTCATGTTTCGGAACGACGATATTCAGCCGTGGTACGAAAAGGAGTCCCTCCGCAAGGTCGATCAGGTGTTCATCGAAGAGGACGTTCCCGTCACCCACGGCGTTATTCCTGCCGTATCGAATGAAGCTGATATTACGGAAGATCAAGAGCTGTGTGGATATCTCACGGACCTCACGAACGAGCATCCCGAGTTGTTCGAAATGGCACTCCACGGGTACACACACGAGCAACAGACCGACTTTTTGGGTGCCAGCGAGTTCGGCGACGTTCCGATCGAAACGCAGCGCGACTGGCTCGAGAGGGGTGAGCGAATTCACGAATCGTGTGTCGGAACGGCACCCGAAACGTTCGTCCCACCGCTGAATACGTACGATTCGAACACCGTGGCAGCGTTAGATGAGCGAGGGTATACGACAGTGTCCGGTGCGCGCTGGGCGACGAACGAACAATACAACGAATCAGCAGTTGCGTTCGAGGAGGGTGGACTCACTCACGTTTCGATGTTCGAGGACGCCTCGATGGTTCGCTGGGACACTGACGACCACGACGACCACGAATACTACGATCTCGAGGAACTCGAAGCGGAGTTTGACCGGGCCTACGAGAACAACGTTCCGTACGTCCACATGCTCCATTACTTTACGTTCACCGAGGAGGAACACTACGACCTCCTTCGCGAGTTCATCCAGTACATGAAATCGAAAGATGACGTCGCGTTCATGACGGTCGGCGAGTTCGGGAGCGGGCTCGAGAACGGGGAAATCGAGGCAACCGACGACGGCTGGAGAGTGCTCGAGCCGGAAGACGGACAGGGAGAGACCGGCCGCTCGAGCGACTCCGATTCGACAGGGCCGTTCAGTGAGATCTTCGGGAGGATACTGTCATGAAAGCGGGGCTGTTGGACGCCATAGCGACGCTTCTTTGGCGAGTAAAGTGGCGCTCCGTTGCGCTGTTTATCTCGGCGCTCGTTCCGTTCGCGTTGCTGCTTTCGATTCTGGAGCGAGGACCGGTGATTGCGATTTTCCTGTTCGTCGGACTCGTATTCGCGTACATCGGCTGGTCCTACTACGTTACGAACGTAAACGAGTGGTACGCGGAGGTGTTTACTATTCGAACGTTTGCGGTCGTCCTCGCGGCCTATACGGCCGGTGTCATGGTTGTCGGCTGGATCCGACCATCACCCGTCGCGTTCGTACACGTCGCAGCGATTGCACTCATTTTCATCTACTACTGGTTTATCGCACTCACCGCACTGTATCACGATCAGAGCGGCCGTTCGTCGTACGATCCGTCGCCACCGTACCCCTCGATCAGCGTCCTCGTGCCCGCGTACAACGAGGAGGGATACGTCGGACGAACGGTTCAGTCGTTGCTCGACGCGGAGTATCCGCGGGAAAAACTGGAGATTATCGTCATCGACGACGGGAGTACCGACGATACCTATCGGGAAGCGGTGGCCTACGAGTCGGAGACGGTCTCGGTCGTTCGGAAGCAAAACGGTGGCAAGTACTCGGCGTTGAATTACGGGCTGCTGTTCGCGACCGGCGAGATCATCGTCACCGTCGATGCGGACAGCATCGTCGATGTCGAGGGGTTGAAACGAATCGTCGCCCCGTTTTCCGAGGGCTCGGACGTAGGGGCCGTCACCAGTAACGTGACGATCTGGAATCGGGACTCGCTGATAACGCGGTGTCAACAACTCGAGTACACGATCGGTGCGAACATCTACAGGCGCATGCTGGATCTCTTCGGAATCGTGCTCATCGTCCCCGGCTGTCTCGGCGCGTTTCGAAGAGAAGCGATCGAAGAGGTGTTCGCGTACGATCCGGAGACGTTGACCGAAGATTTCGATCTCACGGTCAAAGTCCTTCGCGAGGGATATCGTGTAACGGCCAGCGATGCTCGCGTCTACACGGAGGCCCCGGGAACGTGGACCGATCTCTACAATCAACGGCTCAGATGGTACCGCGGTAATTACATGACGATATTCAAACACGCGGACGTTCTTCGCGACACGTCGTTCGGGCTTCTCAACCGGCTTGCGTTTCCTCTCCGACTCGTCGAGATGTTTTTCCTACCACTGGCGAGTTGGGTGATTCTGGCGGTTATTGTGTGGCTCCTCGTGTCCGGCTTTATTATCCAGCTGCTCGCGTTGTTCGTCTTCTTCACCAGCATCATCTTCCTGATCGCCGCACTCGGCGTTCACATCGAAGGTGAAGACTGGCGGCTGCTCATCTACACGCCGCTGTTCGTCGTTGGCTACAAGCATTTCCACGATTTGATCGCCGTCAAGAGCCTCCTCGACGTCCTGTTCATTCAGGACCTCGAGTGGACACGACCGGAGCGCGTCGAACAGGAGTTGTCAAAACAACTCGACGAGGAGGCGAGTGACTGATGAGCCGTGATACGACGAGCCACGTCATCGGCACGTGGAATCGGCTTCCCGAACTTGCTACCCACCACGTGCTACTTGCGGGGATACTCGTGCTTGCGGCGTTTTTCAGAGGATACGACCTCGGTGCGGACAGTCTCTGGATCGACGAAGTGTTCTCGGTCCATATCGTGTCGATTTACTCCTACGAGCAGTTGCTCTTCGAACTCCCGCTCGAGGATCCGCATCCACCGCTGTACTTCGTGCTTCTGAACGAGTGGACTGCACAGTTCGGCGCTACGACCGTCATGGCTCGCGTTCCATCGGTTCTCTTCGGCGTCGCAACCATCTATCTCCTGTACGTGACCGGACGCACGCTTTTCGACGTCCAGACTGGCTTGCTAGCGGCGCTCTTTCTCACCGTGTCTCCCATGCACATCCAGTTCTCCCGCGAAGCACGGATGTATGCCATGCTCGTGTTTCTCGTGGTTCTCTCGATGTACTGTTTCGTTCGGTTGCTCGAGGGCGACCGATCACTAGTCGTGAAAGGAGGATACGTCGTCGTTTCGATTTTGATGATCTATACCCACGTGTACGCCTTCTTCGTAATTCTTGCGCAGGCAGTCTCGCTGTTGCTGTGGGTGGTGCCGAATCGATGGCCATCTGCTCTCGACACGACTGAATGGGGCCTTCTTCTGTCCGCCGTCGGTGCCGGCTCGCTCCCCTTTGTCACCCTGCTCGCGAGTACCGTCGTCGGCGACTCGGGAGCGGGGATGACCGATCACATCGAACAGCCAACGCCGGACGCGCTTCTTGAGACGATCAGCAGTCACGCTGGTGCACTCGTCAATTATCCGTTTGCCGTTCAGGGATCGGTCTCGCTCGTCGGCTCGGCGATCGTACTCGTCTGTTGTGTGGCTCTCATCGGGCGGTCGTTCGTCGGATACGAGCCGGGAGTCGATGGGACTGTTCGACAGTACCTTCAGCGAGAGTATCTGTTGTTGACGTGGGTCGTCATTCCGATCGGCGTGCCGTTTGCGATTTCCTATCTGATCACGCCGATGTTCGATGCCCGATACACGATCATCGCTCAGGGTGCGCTGTGGCTGCTCGTTGCACACGGGCTCACTCGCCTCGATCGGTCCTGGCTCCGCTGGCTCGTCGCCGTCCTGCTGGTTACGAGTCTCTTCGGCGCGGGTGCCGTCTACATGACCGAAGGGACACAAGAAGACTGGCGCGGTGCAGCCGAATCGGTCGACGAGCAACCGTCGCACCCGGTGTTCCTGACTCCCGAATACGCAGAACCCGCGTTTTCGTTCTATGCGGATCGGCCATCGGAGCGTATCAGTACCCCACCACCGGACGCGGTCGAGGCCGCGAACGATCCGATCGTCAGCCCCGATGAAACGGCTGCCGAAACGGAAGCAGCGGTCGCAGAACTGTCCGACGACACCGATCGGTTCTACGTCGTCGCGCTCGGATTCGACGCGTCGGAATCCTGGCTCGAGGACGTCGAATCGAGGTTCGACGTCGTCTCACACGAACAGCACGGTAGTATCGAGGTGTATCTGTTCGACGTCGACGGCGACGAATCGACGGCGTAACCACGCCCACGGATTCGCGTCGGCGCTTGCCACTCACTCGAGTGCCTTCCAGAAACGTTACAGTTGCCCCTGGAACGCCGCCGACGAGAGGTGCGTGTCGTCGTCACCGACGCGATACGCAGCAGTTGTACACCGATCACGATAGGTCTCGTAGACGTCGTACGTCTCGGACCGGTCGTCTGCGCTGTAGGTGTCGGTCCCACGACCGCCGCCGAACACCGCCCAATCGGTTTCCTTGTCGATGTTGAACCAACAGACCATCCGAACGTCGTACTGTTCGATGAGATCGAACGCGTCGTCGATCCAGCGCGCTTTCTCGGCCGGCCGATGCTCTCCATCACGGTACGAGGAGGACCCGAACTCCGGGAGAGAAAGCGGCTTGTCGGCCAACGCCGTCAGCCGCTCGAGCATCGGTTCGAACACCTCGTTCGGTGACTGCCACGACGAGTGTTGCTGGCTATCGCCGAAATTGTACCCATCGAGCCCGATCCAGTCGACGTACTCGTCTCCCGGGTAGTACGACTCCGTTTCGTGGTCCCCGTGTTCGGTTGCGTTCGGATTCCACATCCACTGCACTCGTTCGTCGGCCAACCCGGCGTCACCCATCGTTTCGTAGACACGGCGCCACGCTGTGACGAAATCGTCGATCGTCGTTGAGTCGGC belongs to Natronorubrum aibiense and includes:
- a CDS encoding PGF-CTERM sorting domain-containing protein, which gives rise to MAGLLVLSVVAMSAAFAGGAAANHAEEDVTFNDQAVGENEEGEPIFAVQSVDAHAGQYLVIENENSGEVLYEATLDEDLNSAAIFQTVEQPGEYTVTVYEDKNSDDVKATDSASVYAADIAIDDQTSTDETIDQVSVGALVVDGVDADTEYDVVLTDEDGDELGSATGLTGVNEDISIDTSAIETETVVTATIYVDGEPLEAYYDEAGAFESISDSATVTPGVDDGDNEDEDKDGDDKDGDDKDGDDKDGDDKDGDDKDGDDKDGDNEKDYTKKGDKDYTKKSDKDYTKKGDKDYDDKNGVEDDKNGDEDDKNGDEDDKNGDEDDKNGDEDDKNGDEDDKNGDEDTDSETDQDQDNDQDSEQDSETDQDQDNDQENKSEQDSLPGFGIGIGLVALLAAAMLALRRQN
- a CDS encoding DUF2334 domain-containing protein translates to MSTVDCCLDCGQRFDKHHDVDAETLRERSTPDVDFPDLPSPGDKLSWLPGRFVPDSERGRQIAASILVVLVLTSGLVGAVTVTPYLQPEEFDGDSRQNADVDRTWNEYETVVMFRNDDIQPWYEKESLRKVDQVFIEEDVPVTHGVIPAVSNEADITEDQELCGYLTDLTNEHPELFEMALHGYTHEQQTDFLGASEFGDVPIETQRDWLERGERIHESCVGTAPETFVPPLNTYDSNTVAALDERGYTTVSGARWATNEQYNESAVAFEEGGLTHVSMFEDASMVRWDTDDHDDHEYYDLEELEAEFDRAYENNVPYVHMLHYFTFTEEEHYDLLREFIQYMKSKDDVAFMTVGEFGSGLENGEIEATDDGWRVLEPEDGQGETGRSSDSDSTGPFSEIFGRILS
- a CDS encoding glycosyltransferase, producing the protein MKAGLLDAIATLLWRVKWRSVALFISALVPFALLLSILERGPVIAIFLFVGLVFAYIGWSYYVTNVNEWYAEVFTIRTFAVVLAAYTAGVMVVGWIRPSPVAFVHVAAIALIFIYYWFIALTALYHDQSGRSSYDPSPPYPSISVLVPAYNEEGYVGRTVQSLLDAEYPREKLEIIVIDDGSTDDTYREAVAYESETVSVVRKQNGGKYSALNYGLLFATGEIIVTVDADSIVDVEGLKRIVAPFSEGSDVGAVTSNVTIWNRDSLITRCQQLEYTIGANIYRRMLDLFGIVLIVPGCLGAFRREAIEEVFAYDPETLTEDFDLTVKVLREGYRVTASDARVYTEAPGTWTDLYNQRLRWYRGNYMTIFKHADVLRDTSFGLLNRLAFPLRLVEMFFLPLASWVILAVIVWLLVSGFIIQLLALFVFFTSIIFLIAALGVHIEGEDWRLLIYTPLFVVGYKHFHDLIAVKSLLDVLFIQDLEWTRPERVEQELSKQLDEEASD
- a CDS encoding glycosyltransferase family 39 protein, which codes for MSRDTTSHVIGTWNRLPELATHHVLLAGILVLAAFFRGYDLGADSLWIDEVFSVHIVSIYSYEQLLFELPLEDPHPPLYFVLLNEWTAQFGATTVMARVPSVLFGVATIYLLYVTGRTLFDVQTGLLAALFLTVSPMHIQFSREARMYAMLVFLVVLSMYCFVRLLEGDRSLVVKGGYVVVSILMIYTHVYAFFVILAQAVSLLLWVVPNRWPSALDTTEWGLLLSAVGAGSLPFVTLLASTVVGDSGAGMTDHIEQPTPDALLETISSHAGALVNYPFAVQGSVSLVGSAIVLVCCVALIGRSFVGYEPGVDGTVRQYLQREYLLLTWVVIPIGVPFAISYLITPMFDARYTIIAQGALWLLVAHGLTRLDRSWLRWLVAVLLVTSLFGAGAVYMTEGTQEDWRGAAESVDEQPSHPVFLTPEYAEPAFSFYADRPSERISTPPPDAVEAANDPIVSPDETAAETEAAVAELSDDTDRFYVVALGFDASESWLEDVESRFDVVSHEQHGSIEVYLFDVDGDESTA
- a CDS encoding glycoside hydrolase family 26 protein; translated protein: MNRRDALQAIGTAIAPLTLAGCAKQSAEATRILGIFPGSDWSRIRPFERWLERRFAVTTHYVDAAIPDQERQQFVFDAMTDQWNGGRVPIVTWQPFPRSDDENENVTREIAAGAYDDILSAWARDLGEWLSGENERRSVYFRPFPEMNGDWVPWGADSTTIDDFVTAWRRVYETMGDAGLADERVQWMWNPNATEHGDHETESYYPGDEYVDWIGLDGYNFGDSQQHSSWQSPNEVFEPMLERLTALADKPLSLPEFGSSSYRDGEHRPAEKARWIDDAFDLIEQYDVRMVCWFNIDKETDWAVFGGGRGTDTYSADDRSETYDVYETYRDRCTTAAYRVGDDDTHLSSAAFQGQL